A stretch of the Enoplosus armatus isolate fEnoArm2 chromosome 13, fEnoArm2.hap1, whole genome shotgun sequence genome encodes the following:
- the zar1l gene encoding protein ZAR1-like has protein sequence MEGFLSTFPPHNVCDNPVCAPPAPDSSWGKREGRFMTPQGLNYLELCKVILSQVHPSVPPPLKKANTKECGVQVNAKVDKIVQCSLGPKTLFCLEGDHPASSKSPKSPDLLKPDLKAPYNTPPVSNLRFLRPVSIYSPVFDRRIFMKKLCDDDGSEGETEAAEQAESDRDAETDQSGEEDTVKDFKTTFHRSSSKGSNFQFLEQRYGFFHCKKCNIRWESAYVWCISGTSKVYYKQLCRKCQVGFNPYRVESILCKGCSQTCCSCEKKQRHINMKRPHRQDLCCRCKGTRLSCDATYSFKYIV, from the exons ATGGAGGGGTTCCTGTCCACGTTTCCACCCCACAATGTCTGCGATAACCCGGTCTGCGCTCCCCCAGCTCCGGACAGCAGctggggaaagagagagggccGCTTCATGACCCCGCAGGGCCTCAACTACCTGGAGCTCTGCAAGGTCATCCTGTCTCAAGTCCACCCCAGTGTGCCTCCTCCGCTCAAGAAGGCGAACACCAAAGAGTGCGGCGTGCAGGTAAACGCCAAAGTGGATAAAATCGTCCAATGCTCACTGGGTCCCAAGACGCTGTTCTGCTTGGAGGGCGACCACCCCGCGTCCTCAAAGTCCCCAAAGAGCCCGGATCTGTTGAAACCGGACCTGAAGGCGCCGTACAACACGCCGCCAGTGAGCAACCTGCGCTTCCTGAGGCCGGTCTCCATCTACTCGCCGGTGTTTGACCGCAGGATCTTCATGAAGAAACTCTGCGATGACGATGGAAGCGAAGGAGAAACTGAAGCCGCCGAGCAAGCCGAGTCCGACAGGGATGCTGAGACGGATCAAAGCGGCGAGGAGGACACAGTGAAGGACTTCAAGACAACTTTCCACCGGTCTTCTTCAAAGGGGTCCAACTTTCAG tTCCTGGAGCAGAGGTATGGCTTTTTCCACTGCAAAAAGTGTAACATCCGGTGGGAGAGTGCTTATGTGTGGTGCATCTCTGGAACCAGTAAG GTGTACTACAAGCAGCTCTGCCGGAAGTGTCAGGTGGGGTTTAACCCCTACAGAGTGGAGTCCATCCTCTGCAAG GGTTGCTCTcagacctgctgcagctgtgagaaGAAGCAGAGGCACATTAACATGAAGAGGCCTCACCGCCAGGACCTGTGCTGTCGCTGCAAGGGCACAAGGCTGTCCTGTGACGCCACCTACAGCTTCAAATACATTGTCTGA